Genomic segment of Tachysurus fulvidraco isolate hzauxx_2018 chromosome 22, HZAU_PFXX_2.0, whole genome shotgun sequence:
ACATAAGTAGTTACCGTGCTATACTGAATCACACTGAAATGATTCTGAATCATATTTATTGAATCATAAAGAGTCATTTAGATAAAACAATGctacattttagtttttaaggaagaaataataataaaaaatgctagAGATGTTCTTAACGTAATGACCTACGGTGTGTTTATGAAACCTccgataaataaatatacactaaATATATAGTACATTATATTACAAAGGTTTTCCCCTGAGGATAATTACGACTAACCTGCCGGATAAATATCTGATCAGTCCCTGATGTCTTTAAACAGCGGATGCTGCACTGCCGTAGCTGCAGTGATTCTCGTGGCTGGGTTTAAATCTAACAGTTTGTCCAGAAGATCGTAAACCTCGTCAGAAACCGCGTCCCATCCCGCACCGTGCGGCTCTGCGGCGTTATCCTCCGCACAGCTCTGTTTCTCCGCTCGGTTGCCGGGTCGTGCTTTTTTAACGTCCGCAGGATGACGCGAGACCTGGAACTCCTCCGGGAGCGAGTCGTCCTCGCAGGAGCGCAGTCCTCTCAGCGTCTCGCACAGGATCCTCAGGTCGAGTCGGGGAAGCTCGCGGCTACACACCACCGCCTTGCCTGCGTCACATGACCGAGATGAGATCGGCGGCTTCGGCATGAACATCGCGCGTAAATACAAAGAGGGAAAACGTACCGAATTTCTTAGCCGCCTGCACGGTTTCTCTCGAGCCGCGGATAGTCATGATCTGAGTCAAGGCCATCAGGTCGTCATTGGCTTTGAAAAACGGATACCGGCCACTCAGGAGGGAGAGCAGGATGACGCCGGCAGACCACACGTCGATAGCTAGAGGAGAGTAAAAGTGCAGTTAGATTATAGAGATCATCTAAAATTAGGACTAGGTGTGAAATCCTGTACTCAGTGCATCATGGCCTCACCGGTTCCTTGGTCAGGACACTTGGTCAGAACTTCCGGAGCCCTGAATCCTGGCGTTCCTGCTCTCGGAGCCACCTGCTGCTTCCTGTAGAGAAGAAAGGATCGAGTAAATCAAATCTAGAGACCCTCTATAGATACAGCGCCAACACGTTCTGCTTTAAGTGCTCATGAATATTCACAAATTATCTATACACTTGTTTGGCGTGTTTGTAACCGTCACTTGGTTTTATTCAAGCATATTATGCAAATGAGCAGAAGTGGGCGTGGTTTGTTACAGCTGGTGTTACCTGGACAGACAGATGTTGCAGATGCGGTCGGTCATATAGCAGCTGCAGGTAAGAGACAGGTTTAGCGTCACAGGTTTTGTTTTCTGGTTGGTCGCCGGTGCCCGAGCTGGGACAGCCCGGCGTTTTGTGGAGACGAGCTTACGTGGAATGATGTCGTCGGTCTTTGTAGGTTTTATCACAGGTCCCTGAAACAGTAACATGCAAAGAAAGttctgaaggggaaaaaaacccataaGCGGAGATTTACACTGAAATAATAAGAAACTACTCACCTCGGTTTTATCCGTGAGCGTCTTAGTGGTGTTGACGCTGTTGAGGTTTCTCTCGCAGAACACAGAACGAGACCCTTTACAAAGTCCCATCAGCTCCTGAGAAAGGAAACGAGAATGACGTCAGTACAGGCTGGAGAAAGAAGCGTCAGAGACACGGACAAAACGAGTGCATGAGACGCTGTGGCTCTTATTTAATCAGGCTTTTGTAGAACAATATACTATTAAATGCTCTATTCGAAACGCAGAGGCTTTAAAGCGTCCGTAGTGGAAACGTATAGGCTTTAAAGCGTCCGTAGTGGAAACGCAGAGGCTTTAAAGCGTCCGTAGAGGAAACGCAGAGGCTTTAAAGCGTCCGTAGAGGAAACGCAGAGGCTTTAAAGCGTCCGTAGAGGAAACGCAGAGGCTTTAAAGCGTCCGTAGAGGAAACGCAGAGGCTTTAAAGCGTCCGTAGAGGAAACGCAGAGGCTTTAAAGCGTCCGTAGAGGAAACGCAAAGGCTTTAAAGCGTCCGTAGAGGAAACGCAGAGGCTTTAAAGCGCCCGTAGAGGAAACGCAGAGGCTTTAAAGCGTCCGTAGAGGAAACGCAGAGGTTTTAAAGTGTCCGTATAGGAAACGCAGAGGCTTTAAAGCGTCCGTAGAGGAAACGCAGAGGCTTTAAAGTGTCCATAGAGAAGATGTGACACATGTTGTTAGATATGTACATtaggaaaataaatgtatagcACCATAAAAGGAGGGATGAAACAAAAGGAAGCCGAGTTgaataaaaagagagattttCAGTAGCCTTAAAGCTGCTAAATGTTTAAACTAAGACCCGAAGAGAAACGTTTGTGTcccagacagaaacagaaacctTGGTGTGTTTTGTGCGCTGGTTTGGATACGGTCTTTTCACTAGCACTTTTGTGGACGTGTGCGGTGCACAGCTCCTCGTGTTAGGGGGTAAAGGAACCAGAGCCTGTTTCCCGTGTGATTCTTTCTGAGCTTTCTGAGATTTCACCACCTTTAACAGCTCGATCTGAGTGTCAGGAGTTCCCTGAGCCAGGCCAAAATCCACCAGCGCGTAcctaacaacacacacacacacacaatatgaacTACTATCTTTTGTGTACATAGTGCTGCATTTTGTAAACTTTTCTCCCCATTTTCATCATTGTGAGGTTTTGTACCACGGCGATATTAAATCCTGCATTGTGATTGGACAGAGGTGGTGTTGAATTCTCTAttaaagcagctctgactgtagttcagCTGCCagtcacaggtttatataaataGTAGCATTAAAACTGCtagaaactgttaaaataaaaatatcatcttGTCCTTCTACTGAAAAGTACAAGATGTAGCTCTGCTTCTTCACATTATAGAACAGTTTTAAAGGGGGCACATACTTTTTCTCCCGCCGGTTGTACAGGAAGTTGGTGGGCTTGATATCCCGATGGATGATCCCGAAATTGTGTATGTGCTTCAAGGCTTTGAGTAAATGATAAATGTAGTGACGAACCTCCTCGAAACTCAGCTTCTCAACAATGTCCTAGAGAAGACACGGAAGTTTCAGTTGAACCCACATCCTTTTACGCTGATGTTTCATCTCTCACATCATCTTTATTCTGTTTACCACAAAGGCCTGATGCTCCATGTAGGGCATAACGATCACCACGTGGTGGTCCTTCCTGAAGCAGTAGGTCACTCCCATCACGTTCTCTGTACCGCTGTAACACAAAAACATCAGTGGTTGCAGATTcatccacacagacagacagacagacagatagacacaggcaggcagacagacagacagatagacacagacagacagatagacacaggcaggcagacagacagatagacacaggcaggcagacagacagacagatagacacaggcaggcagacagacagatagacacaggcaggcagacagacagatagacagacagatagacacaggcaggcaggcagacaggcagacagatagacacaggcaggcagacagatagacacaggcaggcagacagacagacagacagacacaggcagacagacagacagacactcacgcacgcagacagacagacacgcacgcagacagagacacgcacgcacgcagacagagacacgcacgcacacagacagagacgcacgcagacagacagacacgcacgcagacagacagacacgcacgcacagacagacagacacgcacgcacagacagacagacacgcacgcacagacagacagacacgcacagacagacagacagacacgcacgcacagacagacagacacgcacgcacagacagacagacacgcacagacagacagacacacacgcacagacagacagacagacacgcacagacagacagacagacacacagacagacagacacgcacgcagacagacagacacgcacgcagacagacgacacgcacgcagacagacagacagacacgcacgcacgcacagacagacagacacgcacgcacagacagacagacagacacgcacagacagacacgcacgcacagacagacagacacgcacgcacagacagacagacacgcacagacagacagacacgcacgcacagacagacagacacgcacgcacagacagacagacacacacgcacagacagacagacacacacgcacagacagacagacacacacgcacagacagacagacacacacgcacagacagacagacacacagacagacacgcacagacagacacgcacgcacagacagacagacacgcacgcacagacagacagacacgcacgcacagacagacagacacgcacgcacagacagacagacagacacgcacgcacagacagacagacacgcacgcacagacagacagacacgcacgcacagacagacagacacgcacgcacagacagacagacacgcacagacagacagacacacacgcacagacagacagacacgcacgcagacagacagacagacagacacagacacacacacagacagacagacacacacagacagacagacacacacacagacagacagacacgcacacactgaaGGTCTCTCACCCTGCGACAGTTAAACACTGCAGCTCTGCAGCGATCCGCACCGGGTGACTCGTAGGGATCAGATGCTTCAAAGCAAACATCTCTCTCGTCCCGTCGCTCATCTGTGCTTCTCCCAGATACACAGAGCTGAACGTACCTAACGTAGGAccacagatttatttacatgagataacactttatttttatttaaagtttataaatgcacaaaaatattaataacagaattaaaccacttctaattaaataattccCTTTGTAAATTTCCTGAGTAACTTGAGGTCATAGTAAGACTTTAATCCCGCTGTTTGatcttaaataaatgattaaatggatgaatgaataaataaatgtttgcatggatgtaaataaagaggaaaagatGAGAAACCTTCTCCAATTTTATCGGTAATTCTGAAAACTTTAGAAAGCTGTGGTACAACTTCATAAAGGTATTCAATGTCCAGCTGAACATctcctgaaacacaaacacacacagtgagtatcagtacacacacactatcagtacacacacacagtgagtatcagtacacacacacattatcagtacacacacacacacacacacagagtgagtatcagtacacacacacattatcagtacacacacacagtgagtatcagtacacacacacagagtgagtatcagtacacacacacacagagtgagtatcagtacacacacacacagagtgagtatcagtacacacacacacagagtgagtatcagtacacacacacacagagtgagtatcagtacacacacacacagagtgagtatcagtacacacacacacagagtgagtatcagtacacacacacacagagtgagtatcagtacacacacacacagagtgagtatcagtacacacacacacagagtgagtatcagtacacacacacacagagtgagtatcagtacacacacacacagagtgagtatcagtacacacacacacagagtgagtatcagtacacacacacacagagtgagtatcagtacacacacacagagtgagtatcagtacacacacacacacacacacacagagtgagtatcagtacacacacacacacagtgagtatcagtacacacacacacacacacagagtgagtatcagtacacacacacacacacacacacacacacacagagtgagtatcagtacacacacacacacacacacacagagagtgagtatcagtacacacacacacacacacacacacacacagagtgagtatcagtacacacacacacagagtgagtatcagtaccacacacacacacacagagtgagtatcagtacacacacacacacagagtgagtatcagtacacacacacacacacagagtgagtatcagtacacacacacacacatcagtacacacacagtgagtatcagttcacacacacatcagtacacacacgagtatcagtccacacacacacaaacacacacacacagtgagtatcagtacacacacacatacacacagtgagtatcagtacacacacacacacacagagtatcagtacacacacaaaaacacattatcagtacacactcacagtgagtatcagtacacacacagacagacacacaaacatacacacacagacagacacacagacagacacacaaacacacacacacagacacaccgtgagtatcagtacacacacacagacagacatacagtgagtatcaggacagacagacagacagacagacacacacacacacacacacacagtacacacacacacacacacacacacacacacacacacagagcataatTAATGCTAACTATTTAATAACATGATGAACTTTTACTCACTGGACATTTTCCGTTTTTCTGACTGTTTTACATCCTCAACACCGACCGCGAGACTCTGAGGCGCCTCCATGAcgataaaaaaaactaactaaataaaaaaaagaaatacaacaatGTTTTATCGAATTAATCCACAGGAAATCAAGTTAGGACAAAAGCAGCGAGAACTTTAAGCGCTCTTGCGTGTACAAGTGTCCATAAACTATGGCCGTATCCCAAACACCTCATTATTAAAGAGAAGATTCCCTACGTAGTGCGCACCAGCCTTCGTTTCGCTCCCTACATATAAAGGGGTCTGGGAGGCGATTGGGACGAAGCCCACATACATACAGCTAACGTTTATTCGTTTTAAAATTCAAcgaaatgtaaattaaataagaCAAAAGCACCGTCAATGCACATAAAGTCGTCCTTTCGGTTCATTCCTGTAATAAAACgcattagaataaaaaaataaagtaaaacttacAGTACTGAGAAAGATGATATGCTAATAGGCTAATCGGCTAATCCGTCCAAAAACTCGCGCGTAAATTCGACGATCACGTGACTTACACCGAACAAACAATGCTAGCGTTACCATTTTTCAATTTAAAGGTTCGGTGATATGTCGTATTAATTTTGCAGCGTTTGTATTCTAGTcgtttttatgtcatttttgtgTCGTGTGTTTTTCCTCATGTTTTGCTTATATACTGGTGTGTGACCTCGAACGGTCGTAAAGTGactacttttattttgaaacttCCATCTCGTTACAATAGTCATGGAACGTAGCTAAGCTATCGGTAGCATGCAAGCtatgtttattttccattattattattgttgttgttgttattattaattttatttagtaaGTGTTTAGTTATATTATTACATGGTGAAGTGCTGGAAAGTGCAGTAGGCTCTGGTCATTAAGGGTGAAAAAGatctaaaagaaagaaagaaagaaagaaagaaagaaaggaggggAAGGGGAgaagggaaggaaagaaagatctaaaagtaagtaagaaagaaagaaagaaagaaagaaaggagggggaagggaaggaaagaaagaaagaaagggaaggtGAGAAGAGAAggtaagaaagaaaggaggggaagaggagaagggaaagaaagagagagaaagaaagaaagaaatggataAATTTGTAGTCCGTATTTCAAAGAATGATGAGGCAAAACAAGGACAACAACACGAGGAGAAAGTGTACAAACAGGCAACAATAGAGTCTTTAAAGGTCAGTGGTCATTCATCTGAAtcctttattttactgtttatctcattaataataataataataataataataataataataatacattagtCAATCTGTTATAATTAAGAGAGGGAACGACTGGAGGAAGAGGTGAATATTGTGGAGCAGGAAATAGCAAAGATTATAAAAAGATGAGGTGAGGAAGAGTGTGAGGAGGAACAAGAGTGGAAAGGCTGTTGGACCCAGGTGACACCCCTGTGGAGGTGTGGAAGTGTCTAGAAGAGACAGCAgttgcctgaggaatggaggagaAGTTTCTAGTGATGATCTTTAAGAACAAGTCTGATGTGAAGAGCTTTAGAACCTACAGAGGTATGAAGTCGACGAGACACACGATGACGCTCTGGGAAAGTGTAGTGGAAGCTGGAATAAGAAAaaagtggatatttgtgagcagcGGTATGGATTCATGCCGGGGAAGAGCACGACTGATGCGGTTTCTGCTCCGAGAAGGTTAATGGAGATGTACAGAGATGGTCGGAAGGAGACGCACAGcgtctttgtggatttagagaaaaCGTATGACAGGGTGGCGAGAGAGGAGTTATGGTACCGTAggaggatgtcagga
This window contains:
- the cdc7 gene encoding cell division cycle 7-related protein kinase isoform X2, which gives rise to MEAPQSLAVGVEDVKQSEKRKMSRDVQLDIEYLYEVVPQLSKVFRITDKIGEGTFSSVYLGEAQMSDGTREMFALKHLIPTSHPVRIAAELQCLTVAGGTENVMGVTYCFRKDHHVVIVMPYMEHQAFVDIVEKLSFEEVRHYIYHLLKALKHIHNFGIIHRDIKPTNFLYNRREKKYALVDFGLAQGTPDTQIELLKELMGLCKGSRSVFCERNLNSVNTTKTLTDKTEGPVIKPTKTDDIIPRKLVSTKRRAVPARAPATNQKTKPVTLNLSLTCSCYMTDRICNICLSRKQQVAPRAGTPGFRAPEVLTKCPDQGTAIDVWSAGVILLSLLSGRYPFFKANDDLMALTQIMTIRGSRETVQAAKKFGKAVVCSRELPRLDLRILCETLRGLRSCEDDSLPEEFQVSRHPADVKKARPGNRAEKQSCAEDNAAEPHGAGWDAVSDEVYDLLDKLLDLNPATRITAATAVQHPLFKDIRD
- the cdc7 gene encoding cell division cycle 7-related protein kinase isoform X1 is translated as MEAPQSLAVGVEDVKQSEKRKMSRDVQLDIEYLYEVVPQLSKVFRITDKIGEGTFSSVYLGEAQMSDGTREMFALKHLIPTSHPVRIAAELQCLTVAGGTENVMGVTYCFRKDHHVVIVMPYMEHQAFVDIVEKLSFEEVRHYIYHLLKALKHIHNFGIIHRDIKPTNFLYNRREKKYALVDFGLAQGTPDTQIELLKVVKSQKAQKESHGKQALVPLPPNTRSCAPHTSTKVLVKRPYPNQRTKHTKELMGLCKGSRSVFCERNLNSVNTTKTLTDKTEGPVIKPTKTDDIIPRKLVSTKRRAVPARAPATNQKTKPVTLNLSLTCSCYMTDRICNICLSRKQQVAPRAGTPGFRAPEVLTKCPDQGTAIDVWSAGVILLSLLSGRYPFFKANDDLMALTQIMTIRGSRETVQAAKKFGKAVVCSRELPRLDLRILCETLRGLRSCEDDSLPEEFQVSRHPADVKKARPGNRAEKQSCAEDNAAEPHGAGWDAVSDEVYDLLDKLLDLNPATRITAATAVQHPLFKDIRD